A region of uncultured Desulfobacter sp. DNA encodes the following proteins:
- a CDS encoding ATP-binding protein yields MSKRSFSIRTKLIVIFVLIKVLPLVALAWFSRSVIFDLADTLKKQAQKVAQNTNVLVGGIADMATNNSIKALDDRSREAIERLTTDTAWHVANFLYDRDVDIRLAAQITPGKKAYQGFLCGHIRKVVVDDGKWKMNEDGTKWIPVDPAPEPHQEVTARIEDNSNQFHYRPQDTPGVIVDRPLYVEMTYVDLSGMEKIKVSQGWRTSETLLDVSKKENTFCKAETYFESLKKLKPGQIYVSDVIGAYVKGFLPGGVYNRVRAEKAGIAFEPQNSGYAGFENPLGIRFKGLVRWATPVVVKGEITGYVTLALDHTHIMEFTDHVVPTDARYCITPDAGTGNYAFMWDYKGRNISHPRDYFIVGYDPETGQQAVPWLEASLYPTWLLCNGSMSEFEAKVPWFDAQSLKKKPAQELTQQGFVGLDGRFLNFAPQCTGWHTLTQYGGSGSFLIFWSKLWKLTTAGAIPYYTGQYGEHPRGFGYVTIGANVDEFHKPAVQTAASITSIRKNFEENLTTQKEYNQAYLRRTLHDTSLKMILSTAAMILVVILIALWMAAVLTGKITRMIRGINHFQDGDMDFRLEETSNDEIGQLASSFNNMADSIQQNLMEIEKNQKATERANDLLKQEVIERKAAQVELSLHRDHLEVMVEKRTAQLEAQIQERERAEKELIQSEKMAILGQLIAGIAHEINTPMGAIKSSGSNISDFLEKFQKDMPGLVEKLGNQYLPLFFTLLEQALQKKTVFRTSREERKMIRTLNDMLNEAGIDGGRQMAFFLVQMNVYDQWERFKPILLHPESEFILETAYSIHSITSNTTNIIQAVDRVSKIIYALKSYIRQGEANEKVKTDIIESIETVLTIYHNQIKQNIELVREYETIESIPGYTDELGQVWTNLIYNALQAMAYKGTLTIQVKNKDDHVCISVSDTGCGIPEENREKIFQPFFTTKKRGEGSGLGLDIVARIIKKHDGQINLESEVGKGTTFTVLLPRNGD; encoded by the coding sequence GCGACAAATAACTCCATCAAAGCGCTGGATGACCGCTCCCGGGAGGCCATTGAGCGTCTGACCACAGATACGGCATGGCATGTGGCCAATTTTTTATATGACCGTGATGTGGATATCCGCCTGGCCGCCCAGATCACACCGGGGAAAAAAGCCTACCAGGGCTTTTTATGCGGACATATCCGTAAAGTGGTCGTGGATGACGGCAAATGGAAAATGAACGAAGACGGGACAAAATGGATTCCTGTAGATCCTGCTCCGGAGCCGCATCAGGAGGTCACCGCAAGAATCGAAGATAATAGCAATCAGTTTCATTATCGTCCCCAGGACACCCCGGGCGTGATTGTGGACCGTCCCCTCTATGTTGAAATGACCTATGTGGATCTGTCAGGTATGGAAAAAATTAAGGTTTCCCAGGGCTGGCGGACATCTGAAACACTGCTGGATGTGTCAAAAAAGGAAAATACCTTCTGTAAGGCGGAAACCTATTTTGAATCATTGAAAAAATTAAAACCAGGTCAGATTTATGTCTCCGATGTTATTGGGGCCTATGTCAAAGGATTTTTGCCCGGCGGGGTTTACAACAGGGTGCGGGCTGAAAAAGCCGGCATTGCGTTTGAACCCCAGAATTCCGGTTATGCCGGGTTTGAAAATCCCCTGGGAATTCGCTTCAAAGGCCTGGTCCGATGGGCCACTCCCGTTGTGGTCAAAGGCGAAATAACCGGGTATGTTACATTGGCTTTGGATCATACCCATATCATGGAATTCACCGACCATGTTGTCCCCACCGATGCCCGGTACTGCATTACACCCGATGCCGGTACCGGCAATTATGCGTTCATGTGGGATTATAAAGGTAGAAATATTTCCCATCCCAGGGACTATTTTATTGTGGGATATGATCCTGAAACCGGCCAGCAGGCCGTTCCATGGCTGGAGGCATCTCTTTACCCCACATGGCTTTTATGCAATGGCTCCATGTCGGAATTCGAAGCAAAGGTGCCCTGGTTTGATGCCCAGTCTTTAAAGAAAAAACCTGCCCAGGAGCTGACACAGCAGGGCTTTGTGGGGCTGGACGGACGTTTTCTTAATTTTGCCCCCCAGTGCACCGGCTGGCATACCTTAACCCAGTATGGCGGTTCCGGATCGTTTCTTATTTTTTGGAGCAAGCTGTGGAAGTTGACCACCGCAGGGGCCATTCCGTATTACACCGGCCAGTACGGAGAGCATCCCCGGGGATTCGGGTATGTCACCATCGGGGCCAATGTGGATGAGTTTCATAAACCTGCGGTTCAAACTGCGGCCAGTATCACGTCCATCCGAAAGAATTTTGAAGAAAACCTTACTACGCAAAAAGAATACAACCAGGCTTATCTGCGCAGAACTTTGCATGATACCTCCTTGAAAATGATTTTATCCACTGCGGCCATGATTCTGGTGGTCATTCTCATTGCCCTGTGGATGGCAGCCGTCCTGACCGGAAAAATAACCCGAATGATTCGCGGTATCAATCATTTCCAGGACGGGGATATGGACTTTCGCCTTGAAGAGACATCCAATGATGAAATCGGTCAGCTGGCCTCTTCATTTAATAACATGGCAGACAGCATTCAGCAAAACCTCATGGAAATAGAAAAAAACCAAAAAGCCACGGAACGGGCCAATGATCTTTTAAAGCAGGAGGTCATAGAGAGAAAGGCTGCCCAGGTGGAGTTGTCCTTGCACCGTGATCATCTTGAGGTGATGGTTGAAAAAAGAACAGCACAGCTTGAAGCCCAGATTCAAGAACGTGAACGGGCTGAAAAAGAGTTGATTCAATCCGAGAAAATGGCGATCTTAGGGCAGCTTATCGCCGGGATCGCCCATGAGATCAACACGCCCATGGGGGCCATCAAGTCTTCGGGGAGCAATATTTCAGATTTCCTTGAAAAATTTCAAAAAGATATGCCGGGTCTGGTCGAAAAACTGGGTAATCAGTATCTGCCGCTGTTTTTCACCTTATTGGAGCAGGCCCTTCAGAAAAAAACTGTATTCAGAACCAGCCGGGAGGAACGTAAAATGATCCGCACCCTTAATGATATGCTCAATGAGGCCGGCATTGACGGGGGAAGACAGATGGCATTTTTCCTGGTGCAGATGAATGTATATGACCAGTGGGAAAGGTTCAAACCGATATTGCTTCATCCGGAATCCGAATTTATCCTTGAAACGGCTTACAGTATTCATTCCATTACCAGTAATACCACAAATATTATCCAGGCCGTGGACAGAGTCAGCAAAATTATCTATGCGCTGAAATCGTATATTCGCCAGGGTGAAGCCAATGAAAAGGTAAAGACCGATATCATCGAAAGCATTGAAACCGTATTGACCATTTACCACAATCAGATCAAACAAAATATCGAACTTGTCCGGGAATATGAGACCATTGAATCCATACCCGGTTATACGGACGAGCTGGGTCAGGTCTGGACAAATCTGATATACAATGCCCTCCAGGCCATGGCGTATAAAGGCACCTTAACCATTCAGGTGAAAAACAAGGATGACCATGTGTGTATCAGTGTTTCAGATACCGGTTGCGGTATACCCGAAGAGAACAGAGAAAAGATCTTTCAGCCTTTTTTCACCACCAAGAAAAGAGGCGAGGGCAGTGGATTAGGCCTTGACATTGTAGCAAGAATTATAAAAAAACATGACGGACAGATTAACCTGGAATCGGAAGTGGGAAAAGGAACAACCTTCACAGTTTTACTACCGCGAAATGGGGATTGA
- a CDS encoding response regulator, which translates to MMDKNKGLFLCVDDERIVLHSLRDQLYKHYGKTYVIEIAESAEEGLEILDEFSQDGYIPLIIISDWLMPGMKGDQFFIEAHRRFPHVIKVMLSGQVDSTALQRARDEADMFDVISKPWDAKELIRSIDEGLLHFNSTASGK; encoded by the coding sequence ATGATGGATAAGAACAAGGGCCTTTTTTTGTGTGTTGACGATGAACGGATTGTGCTGCACTCACTCAGAGACCAGCTATACAAACATTATGGCAAAACATATGTAATTGAAATTGCCGAAAGCGCCGAAGAAGGCCTTGAAATTTTAGATGAATTCTCCCAGGATGGTTATATACCCTTGATTATTATTTCCGATTGGCTGATGCCGGGAATGAAGGGGGATCAATTCTTCATCGAGGCCCATCGCAGGTTCCCCCACGTGATAAAAGTCATGTTGTCCGGTCAGGTTGATTCCACTGCGCTACAGCGCGCCAGAGATGAAGCGGACATGTTTGACGTCATCAGCAAGCCATGGGATGCCAAGGAGCTGATTCGCTCCATTGATGAGGGCCTTTTGCATTTCAATAGTACAGCATCAGGTAAATGA
- a CDS encoding diguanylate cyclase: MKRNRATDTAILCVDDEPMVTESLRSLFYKSLQGVDVIEIAHSAEEAMEVIDEFMDDGIELQVVISDYIMPGIKGDELLINIHDKLPRVKKIMLTGQSDIEGVRHAINKAQLYRFLEKPWINDDMILTIKSALTAYEQETLLEKQNRQLMKLNQELEAKVQERTRELEQKNRELERLVTLDRLTGLVNRAKLDEVLAAELTRSNRYGNSFGLILADIDHFKAVNDTHGHQVGDQVLQLFAEQLKNGVRDVDVPGRWGGEEFLIICPESDQQGVVTLAQFLHKHVQRREIEGVGKKTASFGVTVFEKKDTVKTILGRADKALYRAKEAGRNRVECVMPGD, from the coding sequence ATGAAGAGAAACAGGGCCACAGATACAGCCATTTTATGTGTGGATGATGAACCCATGGTCACCGAAAGCCTTCGGTCTTTATTTTACAAGTCTTTACAAGGTGTTGATGTGATTGAAATCGCCCACAGTGCCGAAGAGGCCATGGAGGTCATTGACGAATTTATGGATGACGGCATTGAACTTCAGGTAGTTATTTCCGATTATATTATGCCCGGGATCAAGGGGGATGAACTGCTGATCAACATCCACGACAAACTTCCCAGGGTTAAAAAGATCATGCTCACCGGTCAAAGTGATATTGAAGGGGTCCGACATGCCATTAACAAAGCCCAGCTCTATCGTTTCCTTGAAAAACCATGGATCAATGACGATATGATTTTAACCATCAAAAGTGCCCTGACCGCCTATGAGCAGGAAACCCTTCTGGAAAAGCAGAACCGCCAGTTAATGAAACTTAACCAGGAACTTGAGGCCAAGGTGCAGGAGAGAACCCGGGAGCTGGAACAAAAAAACCGGGAATTGGAGCGTCTGGTGACCCTGGATCGCCTCACAGGATTGGTCAACCGGGCTAAGCTTGACGAGGTGCTTGCCGCTGAATTAACCCGGTCCAACCGGTATGGCAACTCCTTCGGACTGATCCTGGCGGATATTGATCATTTCAAAGCAGTCAATGATACCCATGGTCACCAGGTTGGAGATCAGGTGCTTCAATTATTTGCCGAGCAGCTTAAAAACGGGGTGCGTGATGTGGATGTCCCCGGGCGCTGGGGCGGAGAAGAGTTTTTAATCATTTGTCCGGAATCAGATCAGCAGGGTGTGGTAACATTGGCCCAATTTCTGCACAAGCATGTACAGCGTCGTGAAATCGAGGGCGTGGGTAAAAAAACCGCCAGTTTCGGGGTCACTGTATTTGAGAAGAAAGATACGGTTAAAACCATTCTCGGCAGAGCGGACAAGGCATTATACAGGGCCAAGGAGGCCGGGCGAAACCGGGTGGAATGCGTGATGCCCGGCGATTGA
- a CDS encoding ABC transporter ATP-binding protein: protein MENELIIQNLSKTGATGVCFLDNVSLALPRGSRLSVLGPSGSGKTTLLRMIAGLDMPDSGDIRFNGTSILDLPPHKRNFGMMFQDYALFPHLDVFHNIAFGLKMKGMPRQKQAPIVAKMLTLTDLEGFENRKVDELSGGERQRVALARTLAPGPRLLMLDEPLSALDRVLRKRLLNQLTQILSRLHITTIFVTHDHEEAFAAGTQIILMNQGSIVQQGSPDNLIHHPVNDWVKSFMA from the coding sequence ATGGAAAATGAACTTATCATACAAAACTTAAGCAAAACCGGCGCAACCGGCGTCTGTTTTCTGGACAACGTCAGCCTTGCCCTGCCCCGGGGCAGCCGCCTGTCTGTGCTCGGTCCTTCGGGCAGCGGAAAAACAACGCTGTTACGCATGATAGCCGGGCTTGATATGCCGGACTCCGGCGATATCAGGTTCAACGGCACCTCCATCCTGGATCTGCCCCCGCACAAACGCAACTTTGGCATGATGTTCCAGGACTATGCCCTGTTTCCCCATCTTGATGTGTTTCACAACATTGCATTTGGTCTGAAAATGAAAGGTATGCCCAGGCAGAAACAGGCACCGATTGTGGCCAAGATGCTGACACTGACCGATCTTGAAGGATTTGAAAATCGAAAAGTGGATGAACTGTCCGGAGGCGAACGCCAAAGGGTGGCCCTGGCAAGAACCCTTGCCCCCGGGCCAAGACTGCTCATGCTGGACGAACCCTTAAGCGCACTGGACCGGGTTTTAAGAAAAAGACTGCTGAATCAGCTCACCCAGATTCTATCCCGGCTGCACATCACCACCATCTTTGTCACCCATGATCACGAGGAAGCATTTGCCGCAGGCACCCAGATTATCCTGATGAACCAGGGCAGCATTGTTCAGCAGGGCAGCCCGGACAATCTTATTCATCATCCGGTTAATGACTGGGTCAAATCATTCATGGCCTGA
- a CDS encoding iron ABC transporter permease, with the protein MDRKTAAVKARIYTHPYVLAGLVPLVFFLAFYFYPLAGIFLRSFVPDFPLNLHIDLSFWDQVTGSQRLHHIIRFTFWQAAVSTGLTLVFAFPCAFVMSHYQFRGKKFLTLCASIPFVLPAVVVAAALDASFGKNGWLGMLNIRHPLVLIFMAHVFYNFSVMLRILTTFWTGLRANFQEAAAMLGAGPFLTFIHITLPLLMPAIWAASFLVFIFCFSSFGIILILGGPAYSTIEAEIYRQAAHMFNLPLASFLSLLQIGFTLVLMSLYTAFSRKAVRFVPKAGHADYKYPERFRDKAAVTGSACFIILLCLFPLAALAGKSLIHEGQLSLIYYQAIFDNPLTSIFHVPPFTAIKFSFIFAGTALIIALVTGLCAALCLNHLDRINVKSLAAFFDPLFMLPLSTSAVTLGFGIIITLDRPPLNLRSSILLVPLVHALVGFPFVLRAVLPALKSIPNDIREAAAMLGASPGKIFRCIDLPLISGALTAGAVFAFTISMGEFGATIFTASPRTPTIPLAIYRFLGQPGAMNYGQAMAIATLLMAVTAAGFILIETISSKGIQQF; encoded by the coding sequence ATGGACAGAAAAACTGCTGCAGTGAAAGCAAGGATATATACCCACCCCTATGTGCTGGCCGGGCTTGTTCCCCTTGTTTTTTTTCTTGCGTTTTACTTTTACCCCCTGGCAGGTATTTTCCTCAGAAGCTTTGTACCGGATTTTCCCTTAAATCTCCACATTGATCTCTCTTTTTGGGACCAGGTGACAGGATCACAGCGCCTGCACCATATCATCCGGTTCACATTCTGGCAGGCTGCCGTATCCACGGGGCTGACCCTGGTGTTTGCCTTTCCGTGCGCCTTTGTCATGTCCCACTACCAGTTCAGGGGGAAAAAATTTTTAACCCTGTGTGCATCCATCCCTTTTGTCCTTCCTGCCGTGGTTGTGGCCGCCGCCCTTGATGCAAGTTTTGGTAAAAACGGATGGTTGGGCATGTTAAATATCCGCCATCCCCTGGTTCTGATTTTCATGGCCCATGTATTTTACAATTTTTCCGTCATGCTCAGAATTTTGACCACCTTCTGGACAGGGTTGCGGGCAAATTTCCAGGAAGCGGCAGCCATGCTCGGTGCAGGACCGTTCCTTACATTCATCCATATTACCCTCCCGCTTCTGATGCCTGCCATATGGGCGGCATCCTTTCTGGTGTTCATCTTCTGTTTTTCAAGTTTTGGCATTATTCTGATTCTTGGCGGACCGGCCTACTCCACCATAGAGGCTGAGATCTACCGCCAGGCGGCCCATATGTTCAACCTGCCCCTGGCATCTTTTCTCAGCCTGCTTCAAATCGGGTTTACCCTGGTGCTCATGAGCCTTTACACCGCCTTTTCCAGAAAAGCGGTCCGCTTTGTGCCCAAGGCCGGCCACGCCGATTATAAATATCCGGAAAGGTTCCGGGATAAGGCAGCGGTTACAGGCAGTGCCTGTTTTATCATCCTGCTGTGCCTTTTCCCCCTGGCCGCACTTGCGGGTAAATCCCTGATCCATGAGGGACAATTGTCCCTGATTTATTACCAGGCCATTTTTGACAATCCGTTAACTTCCATTTTCCACGTCCCGCCTTTTACGGCGATTAAATTCTCTTTTATCTTTGCGGGAACGGCACTGATTATCGCCCTTGTCACGGGGCTGTGCGCAGCCCTGTGTCTGAACCACCTGGACCGGATAAACGTAAAAAGCCTGGCCGCCTTTTTTGACCCGTTGTTTATGCTGCCCCTGTCCACTTCGGCTGTTACTTTAGGCTTCGGCATCATCATCACCCTGGACCGTCCGCCGCTGAATTTGAGATCTTCAATTCTGCTTGTCCCTCTGGTCCACGCCCTTGTGGGATTCCCCTTTGTACTTCGGGCGGTTCTTCCTGCCCTGAAAAGCATTCCCAATGACATCAGGGAAGCTGCCGCCATGTTAGGTGCCTCCCCGGGGAAAATATTCAGATGCATTGACCTGCCGTTAATATCCGGCGCATTGACCGCAGGAGCCGTATTTGCCTTTACCATCAGCATGGGGGAATTCGGTGCCACCATTTTTACGGCAAGCCCGCGCACGCCCACCATCCCCCTGGCCATTTACCGATTTTTAGGCCAGCCCGGGGCCATGAACTACGGCCAGGCCATGGCCATCGCCACCCTTCTCATGGCGGTCACCGCAGCCGGATTTATCCTCATTGAAACGATCAGTTCCAAAGGAATACAGCAATTTTAA
- a CDS encoding thiamine ABC transporter substrate-binding protein, which yields MKIHAAVVTVIVCLFLTLPMLTGRALGRELTIMTHDSFSMSESVLEEFKKAVGADITILRSGDAGQALNKAILSKNNPMADLFFGVDNTFIGRALDNDMFIAYTPKGFENIDTSLLLDKQNRLIPVDFGDVCLNYDIKWFKAKKLAPPAGLEDLIRPEYKDLTVVQNPATSSPGLAFLLATISRFGQNSYISFWRQLKANGVMVVNGWQDAYWGQFTAASKGDRPIVVSYASSPAAEVFYAEQKPEKAPTGVVIGNGSAFRQIEFAGILKNSANTDLAQKAMDFLLSQQFQEDIPLQMFVFPANTKAKLPEVFLKHAKITDAPASLPADAINRNRDKWIREWTEKLLQ from the coding sequence ATGAAAATACATGCTGCGGTTGTCACGGTCATTGTCTGTTTATTTTTAACCCTGCCCATGCTCACGGGCCGTGCCCTGGGCCGGGAGTTGACCATCATGACCCATGACAGCTTCAGCATGTCTGAATCTGTACTTGAAGAATTTAAAAAAGCCGTGGGGGCCGACATCACGATCCTGCGCTCCGGTGATGCCGGCCAGGCCCTGAACAAGGCGATTCTGTCCAAAAACAACCCCATGGCCGACCTGTTTTTCGGGGTGGACAACACCTTTATAGGCAGAGCCCTGGACAATGATATGTTCATTGCCTATACCCCCAAAGGATTTGAAAATATTGACACGTCTCTTTTGCTGGATAAGCAGAATCGTCTGATTCCCGTGGATTTCGGAGATGTATGTCTTAATTATGATATCAAATGGTTCAAGGCGAAAAAACTTGCCCCTCCGGCCGGTCTTGAAGATCTGATACGCCCGGAATACAAAGACCTCACCGTTGTCCAGAATCCTGCCACCTCATCCCCGGGCCTTGCCTTTCTTCTGGCGACCATCAGCCGTTTCGGGCAAAATTCATACATCTCTTTCTGGAGGCAGCTGAAGGCCAACGGGGTCATGGTGGTAAACGGCTGGCAGGATGCTTACTGGGGGCAGTTTACGGCCGCCTCAAAAGGGGACCGCCCCATTGTGGTCTCCTATGCCTCAAGTCCTGCGGCAGAAGTGTTTTATGCCGAACAGAAACCGGAAAAAGCGCCCACAGGTGTTGTCATCGGGAATGGTTCCGCCTTTCGCCAGATTGAATTTGCAGGCATTCTGAAAAACAGCGCCAACACGGATCTTGCCCAGAAAGCCATGGACTTTCTTTTAAGTCAACAATTCCAGGAAGACATACCCCTGCAGATGTTTGTGTTTCCGGCCAACACCAAGGCCAAGCTGCCAGAAGTATTCCTGAAACATGCCAAAATCACGGATGCGCCTGCCTCTTTACCGGCAGACGCCATCAACCGGAACCGGGATAAATGGATCCGGGAATGGACAGAAAAACTGCTGCAGTGA
- a CDS encoding AMP-binding protein — MDETLPLQNMTLGQILDRTVEKYPDNPAIVYVDRDFRLTYSQFATYVDETAKGLMALGMKKGEKVGIWATNIPYWVTLQFATAKIGAVLLTVNTNYKTAELEYLLSQSDCENLFLIDGYQDTDYIATIYELVPELKTCQRGHLKSEKFPHLKRVAFLGPEKHRGMYTIPEIRALSAMVSDEEYQARQDSLDPHDVVNMQYTSGTTGFPKGVMLTHYNIGNNGFWIGANQDLGPNDRICLPVPLFHCFGCVLGVLAFVNHGSCMVILEGFDPLLIMASVEQEKCTGLYGVPTMFIAVLEHPLFKKFDFSSLRTGIMAGSNCPIHTMESVMNKMNMKEITICYGLTEASPVITQTRLHDDIRIRTETVGRALPHLEVKVIDIGTGDELPRGQQGEVCVRGYSVMKGYYKNPEATAKAIEEDGWLHSGDLGVMDEAGNLSITGRHKDMIIRGGENVYPREIEEFLYRMDGIRDVQVAAVPSPKYGEEVGAFVILKEGANLEPSDIQDFCRGKISRYKIPRYVHFIKQYPMTASGKIQKYKLTEMSEEIWPERR; from the coding sequence ATGGACGAAACTTTGCCGCTGCAAAACATGACATTAGGCCAGATCCTTGACCGAACTGTTGAAAAATATCCCGACAACCCGGCCATTGTATATGTGGACAGGGATTTTCGCCTGACGTACAGTCAGTTTGCCACCTATGTAGATGAAACGGCCAAGGGCCTGATGGCCCTGGGCATGAAAAAAGGGGAAAAGGTGGGTATATGGGCCACCAATATACCGTACTGGGTCACTCTGCAGTTTGCCACGGCCAAAATCGGAGCTGTGCTGCTCACAGTGAACACCAACTATAAAACAGCAGAATTAGAATACCTGCTCTCCCAGTCCGACTGTGAAAACCTTTTTCTCATCGACGGATACCAGGACACCGATTACATAGCCACCATATATGAACTGGTTCCGGAACTGAAAACCTGCCAGCGCGGACACCTGAAATCTGAAAAATTCCCCCATCTTAAACGGGTGGCCTTCCTGGGGCCTGAAAAACACAGGGGCATGTATACCATCCCCGAGATCCGGGCACTGTCCGCAATGGTTTCCGACGAAGAGTACCAGGCCCGCCAGGACAGCCTGGACCCCCATGATGTGGTGAATATGCAGTATACGTCAGGGACCACGGGTTTTCCCAAAGGCGTTATGCTCACCCATTACAATATCGGCAATAACGGTTTCTGGATCGGAGCCAACCAGGACCTGGGCCCCAATGACCGCATCTGCCTGCCCGTGCCTTTGTTCCACTGCTTTGGCTGTGTACTTGGGGTGCTTGCCTTTGTAAACCACGGCTCCTGCATGGTAATCCTGGAAGGATTTGATCCGCTTTTAATCATGGCCTCGGTGGAACAGGAAAAATGCACCGGCCTTTACGGGGTGCCCACCATGTTCATTGCCGTGCTGGAACATCCCCTTTTCAAAAAATTTGATTTTTCATCCCTGCGCACCGGCATCATGGCGGGATCCAACTGTCCCATCCATACCATGGAAAGTGTCATGAATAAAATGAACATGAAGGAGATCACCATCTGCTACGGCCTGACCGAGGCCTCTCCGGTCATCACCCAGACCCGGCTGCACGACGACATCCGGATCAGGACTGAGACTGTAGGCCGGGCGCTTCCCCACCTTGAGGTAAAAGTCATTGATATAGGCACAGGAGACGAACTGCCCCGGGGACAACAGGGTGAAGTGTGTGTCAGGGGATACAGCGTCATGAAAGGATACTACAAAAACCCCGAAGCCACAGCCAAGGCCATTGAAGAGGACGGCTGGCTGCATTCCGGAGATCTGGGGGTCATGGACGAGGCGGGCAACCTGTCCATCACAGGCCGGCACAAGGACATGATTATCCGGGGCGGGGAAAATGTCTATCCCAGGGAAATCGAAGAATTCTTATACCGCATGGATGGGATCCGGGATGTACAGGTCGCTGCTGTTCCCAGCCCGAAATACGGTGAAGAGGTTGGTGCCTTTGTAATTCTGAAAGAGGGAGCGAATCTTGAGCCCAGCGATATCCAGGATTTTTGCCGGGGAAAAATCAGCCGTTACAAAATCCCCAGGTATGTCCATTTTATTAAACAATATCCCATGACTGCCTCGGGCAAGATTCAGAAATACAAATTGACGGAGATGTCTGAAGAAATTTGGCCGGAAAGACGTTAG
- a CDS encoding cupin domain-containing protein: METGKVNQRILSFMEKRGMDIAALSEAAGLDPKFITTMLEENAYPPLGPLMKIARALGVRLGTFLDDQDSSDPYIVRNAERADSFSVLDSTNKAPALNFYALGKGKSDRHMEPFFVEIMPESAKQKTLSSHEGEEFIVVVSGHVEVIYGTKVYELKPGDSIYYNSVVPHYVSCIGKEKAEIHAVIYIPE; this comes from the coding sequence ATGGAAACAGGAAAAGTTAACCAGCGTATTTTATCATTCATGGAGAAACGGGGCATGGATATCGCGGCATTGTCCGAGGCAGCCGGCCTTGACCCCAAATTTATCACCACCATGCTTGAAGAAAACGCCTACCCCCCCCTAGGTCCTTTGATGAAAATTGCCCGGGCCTTAGGTGTACGTTTAGGCACCTTTCTTGATGACCAGGACAGCAGCGATCCTTATATAGTCCGCAACGCGGAACGGGCAGACAGCTTTTCCGTTCTTGACAGCACCAATAAAGCCCCTGCCTTAAATTTCTATGCCCTGGGCAAAGGCAAGTCAGACCGCCACATGGAGCCGTTCTTTGTTGAAATTATGCCGGAATCCGCAAAGCAAAAAACATTGTCTTCCCATGAAGGCGAAGAGTTTATTGTTGTCGTTTCAGGTCATGTGGAGGTCATTTACGGCACTAAGGTCTATGAACTGAAACCTGGAGATTCCATCTATTACAACTCGGTTGTTCCCCATTATGTCTCCTGCATAGGCAAAGAAAAGGCTGAAATCCACGCAGTCATTTATATCCCAGAATAA